One region of Jatrophihabitans cynanchi genomic DNA includes:
- the fdxA gene encoding ferredoxin → MPYVITSSCVDVMDQSCVEECPVDCIYQGGRMMYIQPEECVECGRCEPVCPEISIFHHDDVPEPVQHFTRINAEFFTVLGSPGGARKVGSVGTDHPDVA, encoded by the coding sequence GTGCCGTACGTCATCACCTCCTCGTGCGTCGACGTCATGGACCAGTCCTGCGTCGAGGAGTGCCCGGTCGACTGCATCTATCAGGGCGGCCGGATGATGTACATCCAACCCGAGGAGTGCGTCGAGTGCGGACGGTGCGAGCCGGTGTGCCCGGAGATCTCGATCTTCCACCACGACGACGTGCCCGAGCCGGTGCAGCACTTCACCCGGATCAACGCCGAGTTCTTCACCGTGCTCGGCTCCCCCGGCGGCGCGCGCAAGGTGGGCTCGGTCGGCACCGATCACCCGGACGTCGCGTAG
- a CDS encoding VOC family protein, protein MIRHTLSFRFKDDVAEDVRASILAELGTFPDVYPDMRNWSMGQNMSTRDTTFTHSMSVEFDTNENLLGYLQSESHERFVRERWRPVIAQQAIVAYEYTPRPDAAARRGAQMTHSERPRGPYGMEYARIEVPDLQATIDFLVYHVGLQLEAHTDEYAYLRADIEHHSIELISAPERENGWTVAVGYSVESEEVLEQLHKRVVDAGYEVLPLQERQRALCDNGFAVRDPDGLIVELFTEFQEYAEPPHTEIRPVDLVHPFIATPRYAEMLEFYTKVLGFQASDQIVGSTTFLRCEDRYHHSLALQNNTEHYVAHLCFAMKSLDHVMRMRARALYKGAPIASDIVNHSASTSIAFYMHEPKFGPRFELCDRHRVFTPEEHETHRARRMPADPRNIDVWRPASDDWGRF, encoded by the coding sequence ATGATCAGGCACACCCTCTCGTTCCGGTTCAAGGACGACGTCGCCGAGGACGTCCGCGCGTCGATCCTCGCCGAGCTCGGCACGTTCCCGGACGTCTACCCCGACATGCGCAACTGGTCGATGGGCCAGAACATGAGCACGCGCGACACCACGTTCACGCACAGCATGTCCGTCGAGTTCGACACCAACGAGAACCTGCTCGGCTACCTGCAGAGCGAGTCGCACGAGCGCTTCGTGCGCGAGCGGTGGCGCCCGGTGATCGCGCAGCAGGCGATCGTCGCGTACGAGTACACGCCGCGGCCGGACGCCGCCGCACGAAGGGGAGCGCAGATGACGCACAGCGAGCGGCCGCGCGGGCCGTACGGCATGGAGTACGCGCGCATCGAGGTGCCCGACCTGCAGGCGACGATCGACTTCCTCGTCTATCACGTGGGGCTTCAGCTGGAGGCGCACACCGACGAGTACGCCTACCTGCGCGCGGACATCGAGCACCACTCGATCGAGCTGATCAGCGCCCCGGAGCGCGAGAACGGCTGGACCGTCGCAGTCGGCTACAGCGTCGAGAGCGAGGAGGTGCTCGAGCAGCTGCACAAGCGCGTCGTGGACGCAGGCTACGAGGTGCTGCCGCTGCAGGAACGCCAGCGGGCCTTGTGCGACAACGGCTTCGCCGTGCGTGACCCGGACGGCCTGATCGTCGAGCTGTTCACCGAGTTCCAGGAGTACGCCGAGCCGCCGCACACCGAGATCCGCCCGGTCGACCTGGTGCACCCGTTCATCGCGACGCCGCGCTACGCCGAGATGCTCGAGTTCTACACGAAGGTGCTGGGCTTCCAGGCCTCCGACCAGATCGTCGGCTCCACGACCTTCCTGCGCTGCGAGGACCGCTACCACCACAGCCTGGCGCTGCAGAACAACACCGAGCACTACGTGGCGCACCTGTGCTTCGCGATGAAGAGCCTGGATCACGTCATGCGGATGCGGGCCCGGGCGCTGTACAAGGGCGCGCCGATCGCATCGGACATCGTGAACCACTCGGCGTCCACCTCGATCGCGTTCTACATGCACGAGCCGAAGTTCGGGCCGCGCTTCGAGCTGTGCGACCGGCACCGGGTGTTCACGCCCGAGGAGCACGAGACGCATCGGGCGCGCAGGATGCCGGCCGACCCGCGCAACATCGACGTGTGGCGTCCGGCCTCGGACGACTGGGGACGTTTCTGA
- a CDS encoding ATP-binding protein, protein MSEDVGLQYLLDRVRLLEQRIRELVAARRAEDPQPDDPFRGLYLSEDAVDRLLAPASAPVLTRPDDALAACELRADSAQAAGARVRLRELAAAFALTPLDVDLLLIALAGDLDSRFEQLFGYLNDDVTRRRPSVGVALALCGEPLGSAAARARLAGGPLVREGLLRVDDPERPFPSRALRVPDRVVAHLLGDDAPDAMLAGVLADVPDVDWGEAGPLAAALGAGVDLAYLREPPTGSGRVLAARALTAAGRGVLAVELARLLAEPDPPATARTAAREAGLRGAGLIVASVVAEALSPPLVEALSARPLLLVGEVPWDPAWAAVQPLLVEVPASTPTERSRLWRAALDALAPGRDAQLDPGPATEQFLLRPEQVARAARAAAVQSRLGADGRITAGHLQAGARAENGSALQRLARRVEPAVGWDDLILPTATRTALQEVALRARHRERVLGEWRMRPGGGRGMGVAALFAGDSGTGKTMSAEVVAGSLGLDLYVVDLATVVDKYVGETEKNLERIFAAAAGVNGVLLFDEADAVFGKRSEVRDAHDRYANVESAYLLQRMESFDGLVLLATNLRANIDDAFTRRLDVLVDFPVPDADHRLALWDRCLAPALRRADDVDLPFLATSFELAGGGIRSASVTAAYLAAEDGAEVTMGHLITAVQREYRKMGRLCLEHEFGRYYALLG, encoded by the coding sequence GTGAGCGAGGACGTCGGCCTGCAGTACCTGCTCGACCGGGTCCGCCTGCTCGAGCAGCGGATCCGTGAACTGGTCGCCGCCCGGCGGGCCGAGGATCCGCAGCCGGACGACCCGTTCCGTGGGCTGTACCTCAGCGAGGATGCCGTCGACCGGCTGCTCGCGCCGGCGTCCGCGCCGGTGCTGACCAGGCCGGACGACGCGCTCGCCGCGTGCGAACTGCGCGCCGACAGCGCGCAGGCAGCCGGTGCCCGGGTGCGGTTGCGGGAGCTCGCCGCCGCGTTCGCGCTGACCCCGCTGGACGTCGACCTGTTGCTGATCGCGCTGGCCGGTGACCTGGACTCGAGGTTCGAGCAGCTGTTCGGGTACCTCAACGATGACGTGACCAGGCGGCGGCCGTCGGTCGGTGTCGCCCTTGCGCTGTGCGGGGAACCGCTCGGCTCAGCTGCGGCCCGCGCACGGCTGGCCGGTGGCCCGCTGGTGCGCGAGGGCCTGTTGCGGGTGGACGATCCGGAGCGGCCGTTCCCGAGCCGGGCGCTGCGGGTGCCGGACCGCGTGGTCGCTCACCTGCTCGGCGACGACGCCCCGGACGCGATGCTGGCGGGCGTGCTCGCCGACGTCCCGGACGTCGACTGGGGCGAAGCCGGGCCGTTGGCGGCGGCACTGGGCGCCGGGGTCGACCTGGCGTACTTGCGCGAACCGCCCACCGGTTCCGGCCGAGTGCTCGCCGCGCGCGCCCTGACCGCGGCCGGACGCGGTGTGCTGGCCGTCGAGTTGGCCCGGCTGCTCGCCGAACCCGACCCGCCGGCGACGGCCAGGACGGCGGCGCGCGAGGCCGGGCTGCGCGGCGCCGGGCTCATCGTGGCGTCCGTCGTCGCGGAGGCACTCAGCCCGCCACTGGTCGAGGCGCTCTCGGCGCGGCCGCTGCTGCTGGTGGGGGAGGTGCCGTGGGACCCGGCCTGGGCGGCGGTCCAGCCGCTGCTGGTCGAGGTTCCCGCGAGCACCCCGACCGAGCGGTCCCGGTTGTGGCGCGCGGCATTGGACGCGCTGGCGCCGGGCCGGGACGCGCAGCTTGATCCCGGCCCGGCCACCGAGCAGTTCCTGCTGCGGCCCGAGCAGGTGGCGCGGGCAGCGCGGGCGGCGGCGGTGCAGTCGCGGCTGGGTGCGGACGGGCGGATCACGGCGGGGCACCTGCAGGCCGGCGCCCGCGCGGAGAACGGTTCGGCGCTGCAGCGGCTGGCGCGCCGGGTCGAGCCCGCAGTCGGCTGGGACGACCTGATCCTGCCCACCGCGACGAGGACCGCACTGCAGGAGGTGGCGTTGCGGGCGCGGCATCGGGAGCGGGTGCTCGGCGAGTGGCGGATGCGCCCGGGCGGCGGGCGCGGCATGGGCGTGGCGGCGCTGTTCGCCGGTGACTCGGGCACCGGCAAGACGATGTCCGCCGAGGTCGTCGCCGGTTCGCTGGGCCTGGACCTGTACGTCGTCGATCTCGCGACCGTGGTGGACAAGTACGTGGGCGAGACCGAGAAGAATCTCGAGCGCATCTTCGCCGCGGCCGCGGGGGTGAACGGCGTGCTGCTGTTCGACGAGGCCGATGCGGTGTTCGGCAAGCGCTCGGAGGTCCGCGACGCGCACGACCGGTACGCGAACGTCGAGAGCGCCTACCTGCTGCAGCGGATGGAGTCCTTCGACGGGCTGGTGCTGCTCGCGACCAACCTGCGCGCGAACATCGACGACGCGTTCACCCGGCGACTGGACGTGCTGGTCGACTTCCCGGTACCGGACGCCGACCACCGGCTGGCGCTGTGGGACCGCTGCCTCGCTCCCGCGCTGCGCCGGGCCGATGATGTCGACCTGCCGTTCCTGGCAACGTCGTTCGAACTGGCCGGCGGCGGGATCCGTTCGGCGTCGGTGACCGCCGCGTACTTGGCGGCTGAGGACGGTGCCGAGGTGACGATGGGGCACCTGATCACGGCCGTGCAGCGCGAGTACCGCAAGATGGGCCGGCTCTGCCTGGAACACGAGTTCGGCCGCTACTACGCCCTGCTCGGCTAA
- a CDS encoding COG1470 family protein: MSTTATLESPQVRLDAGSEAVVPLHIRNNGTIVEGYRFEIVGAPADWTIVEPREVSLFPGDSTTATVSFRPPRSAAIPAGTLPFGVRVVPTEHPRDTVVPEGVVEVLPFLETTAELVPRTSHGRHGAKHQVAVDNRGNVPVSVLFSAADQGNQLELACTPESMTVNPGNAAFSDVRVKPAKRMWRGQPITHPFAVTVVPHAGQPVTLEGAHVQDPVLPKWLLKALLLLLALLLLLAALWFLVLKPTIKSAAKDAVKDPLAKASSQAAAAQKQAAAAQQQAAAAQSAAGSGGPVAPVSTARPAGPKVITAAFSDRLHVLTNAGATNSTGVTVPSKTTLQLTDLVFENPQGDFGTVTITQAGNTLLSMALENFRDTDYHFVSPIVVKAGDAVVVRVTCNTVGKPPDAPPPTQCDTAVFVGGTTSKPAS; encoded by the coding sequence ATGAGCACAACTGCGACCCTCGAGTCGCCCCAAGTCCGCCTGGATGCAGGCAGCGAGGCCGTCGTCCCGCTGCACATCCGCAACAACGGCACGATCGTCGAGGGCTACCGGTTCGAGATCGTCGGTGCGCCGGCGGACTGGACGATCGTCGAGCCGCGGGAGGTCTCGCTGTTCCCGGGCGACTCGACCACGGCCACGGTCAGCTTCCGGCCGCCGCGCTCGGCCGCGATCCCGGCGGGCACGCTGCCGTTCGGCGTCCGGGTCGTCCCGACCGAGCACCCCCGCGACACCGTCGTGCCCGAGGGCGTCGTCGAGGTACTGCCGTTCCTGGAGACGACCGCCGAACTGGTGCCGCGGACCTCGCACGGGCGGCACGGCGCCAAGCACCAGGTGGCGGTCGACAACAGGGGCAACGTCCCGGTGTCCGTGCTGTTCAGCGCGGCCGATCAGGGCAATCAGCTCGAGCTGGCGTGCACTCCGGAGTCGATGACGGTCAACCCGGGCAACGCCGCGTTCTCGGACGTGCGGGTGAAGCCGGCCAAGCGCATGTGGCGGGGCCAGCCGATCACGCACCCGTTCGCGGTGACGGTCGTGCCGCACGCCGGGCAGCCGGTCACGCTCGAGGGCGCCCACGTGCAGGACCCGGTGCTGCCGAAGTGGCTGCTCAAGGCACTGCTGCTGCTGCTCGCGCTGTTGCTGCTGCTCGCCGCGCTGTGGTTCCTCGTGCTCAAGCCGACGATCAAGTCCGCCGCGAAGGACGCCGTCAAGGACCCGCTGGCCAAGGCGTCCAGCCAGGCGGCCGCTGCCCAGAAGCAGGCTGCCGCGGCGCAGCAGCAGGCAGCGGCAGCGCAGTCGGCGGCTGGTTCGGGCGGGCCGGTCGCGCCGGTCAGTACCGCGCGGCCGGCCGGCCCGAAGGTGATCACCGCTGCGTTCAGTGACCGGCTGCACGTCCTGACCAACGCAGGCGCCACGAACTCGACCGGCGTGACCGTCCCGTCCAAGACCACGCTGCAGCTGACGGACCTGGTGTTCGAGAACCCGCAGGGAGACTTCGGCACCGTCACGATCACCCAGGCCGGCAACACGCTGCTGTCGATGGCGCTGGAGAACTTCCGCGACACCGACTACCACTTCGTCTCGCCGATCGTGGTGAAGGCCGGTGACGCGGTGGTCGTCAGGGTCACGTGCAACACGGTCGGCAAGCCGCCGGACGCCCCGCCGCCGACCCAGTGCGACACCGCAGTGTTCGTGGGCGGCACCACCAGCAAGCCGGCGAGCTGA
- a CDS encoding aromatic ring-hydroxylating oxygenase subunit alpha: MPQAGRDGSATPMIVEDWDALTFRVNRAAYRSPDVFAQERDNIWMRTWLYLGHESEIAEPNDFKVRTLAGRPLIFCRDTAGEVHAWLNSCPHRGTILCRESEGSNKLFQCFYHAWTFRNNGDVAAIPDDAAYEGSEGLRESMKLRSVPRLAIHEGYVFVSFNPDVPPLLEHLGDAADYMTMIEQQHVGGMTTTPGVQLYSVRGNWKLAVENAMDGYHFSPTHNTFVGYLRESGFAVTDDDQYAYNLGNGHGLLVLTGHGGRISMIWEPRFGEDEKLRTEEHRREMLERLGEQRAHYVADESHILFVFPNLLLFDIEGLSIRQLEPVSAGQTDVRAWQLVPRNEDPAARALRMKTVVSFVGPGGLATPDDIEAYEAVQRGIEATAGDVRAGLDYSDMSRGMVDEVKGVQGRSIDEGAMRGFWRHWVGAVGIERALQVSGERPAAFLEGRDVR, encoded by the coding sequence ATGCCGCAGGCGGGTCGCGACGGGTCAGCCACACCGATGATCGTCGAGGACTGGGACGCCCTGACGTTCCGGGTCAACCGCGCCGCCTATCGCTCCCCGGACGTGTTCGCGCAGGAGCGCGACAACATCTGGATGCGGACCTGGCTCTACCTCGGCCACGAGAGCGAGATCGCCGAGCCGAACGACTTCAAGGTGCGCACCCTGGCCGGCCGTCCGCTGATCTTCTGCCGCGACACCGCCGGCGAGGTGCACGCCTGGCTGAACTCCTGTCCGCACCGCGGCACCATCTTGTGTCGCGAGAGCGAGGGCTCGAACAAGCTGTTCCAGTGCTTCTATCACGCCTGGACGTTCCGCAACAACGGTGACGTCGCGGCCATCCCGGACGACGCCGCATATGAAGGTAGCGAGGGGTTGCGCGAGAGCATGAAGCTGCGCTCGGTGCCGCGGCTCGCGATCCACGAGGGCTACGTCTTCGTCTCCTTCAACCCGGACGTCCCGCCGCTGCTGGAGCACCTCGGCGACGCCGCCGACTACATGACGATGATCGAGCAGCAGCACGTCGGCGGCATGACCACCACGCCGGGCGTGCAGCTGTACAGCGTGCGCGGCAACTGGAAGCTGGCCGTCGAGAACGCGATGGACGGCTACCACTTCTCGCCCACGCACAACACCTTCGTCGGGTACCTGCGCGAGAGCGGCTTCGCGGTCACCGACGACGACCAGTACGCATACAACCTCGGCAACGGCCACGGCCTGCTCGTGCTCACCGGCCACGGCGGGCGGATCAGCATGATCTGGGAACCGCGCTTCGGCGAGGACGAGAAGCTGCGCACCGAGGAGCACCGCAGGGAGATGCTCGAGCGGCTCGGCGAGCAGCGCGCGCATTACGTGGCCGACGAGAGCCACATCCTGTTCGTGTTCCCCAACCTGCTGCTGTTCGACATCGAGGGCCTGTCGATCCGCCAGCTCGAGCCGGTCAGCGCCGGGCAGACCGACGTGCGCGCCTGGCAGCTGGTGCCGCGCAACGAGGACCCGGCGGCGCGCGCGCTGCGGATGAAGACGGTCGTCAGCTTCGTCGGCCCCGGTGGGCTGGCGACGCCGGACGACATCGAGGCGTACGAAGCCGTGCAGCGCGGCATCGAGGCCACCGCGGGCGACGTGCGCGCCGGGCTGGACTACAGCGACATGTCCCGCGGCATGGTCGACGAGGTCAAGGGCGTGCAGGGCCGCTCGATCGACGAGGGCGCGATGCGCGGCTTCTGGCGGCACTGGGTCGGCGCGGTCGGCATCGAGAGGGCACTGCAGGTCAGCGGGGAACGTCCCGCCGCGTTCCTGGAAGGGCGGGACGTGCGATGA
- a CDS encoding DUF4255 domain-containing protein, which yields MISQIDEALRTLVRAEALDGASDVEVVLDAPTKDWAARRNAPTVNLYLYDIREDLRRREVGVRDRLGPDGAVLGRIPAPRYFKLSYLVTAWTQRPEDEHRLLAALLNCLLRYDALPPHVVPGVLTDNGLVAPLTIGLPPPEDRAFADVWTALGGELKPSIDLVVIVPMAAGLEEAAGPPVREGLYVTLADRVDGGTDERRHQHQPPEPAAAASSGAATSATSTASGGRRARARKRAGG from the coding sequence GTGATCTCGCAGATCGACGAGGCACTGCGCACGCTGGTGCGCGCCGAGGCACTGGACGGGGCGAGTGACGTCGAGGTCGTGCTGGACGCGCCGACCAAGGACTGGGCCGCGCGGCGCAACGCACCGACCGTCAACCTGTACCTGTACGACATCCGCGAAGACCTGCGCCGCCGCGAGGTCGGCGTGCGGGACCGGCTCGGACCGGACGGGGCGGTCCTGGGCCGGATCCCCGCGCCGCGTTACTTCAAGCTGTCCTACCTGGTGACGGCGTGGACGCAACGACCCGAGGACGAGCACCGGCTGCTGGCCGCGCTGCTGAACTGCCTGCTGCGCTACGACGCGTTGCCGCCGCACGTCGTGCCGGGCGTGCTCACCGACAACGGCCTGGTCGCGCCGCTGACCATCGGCCTGCCGCCGCCGGAGGACCGTGCGTTCGCCGACGTGTGGACCGCCCTGGGCGGCGAGCTCAAGCCGTCGATCGACCTGGTGGTCATCGTGCCGATGGCCGCCGGGCTCGAGGAGGCGGCCGGCCCGCCGGTGCGCGAGGGCCTGTACGTCACGCTCGCCGACCGGGTCGACGGCGGCACAGACGAGCGGCGGCACCAGCACCAGCCGCCCGAACCGGCCGCGGCGGCATCGTCCGGCGCCGCGACGTCGGCTACCTCGACGGCGTCGGGCGGGCGCCGCGCGCGGGCGCGCAAGAGGGCCGGCGGGTGA
- a CDS encoding NAD(P)/FAD-dependent oxidoreductase, with translation MGEHRVDLLIVGAGPTGLYGAYYAGFRGLSVALLDALPEVGGQIAALYPEKAIYDVAGFPAVRGQDLVDALRTQAEQADPVLLLGRSAVGVLEHDEGIDVTTDTGEVVHAKALLITAGIGNFTPRELPAGSEYAGRGLRYFVPRLDELAGLDVVVVGGGDSALDWALGLEPVARSVTLVHRRPQFRAHEHSVALLRASSVRVLTPYEVRKIGGEAAVEEVVVTTRAGEQVVLAAQAVVAALGFIADLGPIEGWGLALRHRHVLVDRTMRTNLSRVYAAGDVADYDGKVKLISIGFGEAALAVNHIAAAVHPGAALNPGHSSDQVA, from the coding sequence ATGGGCGAGCACCGCGTTGACCTGCTGATCGTCGGCGCCGGACCGACCGGGCTCTACGGCGCCTACTACGCCGGCTTCCGCGGGCTGTCGGTCGCGCTGCTGGACGCACTGCCCGAGGTGGGCGGCCAGATCGCCGCGCTCTACCCGGAGAAGGCGATCTACGACGTCGCGGGCTTTCCGGCCGTCCGCGGCCAGGACCTGGTCGACGCGCTGCGTACCCAGGCGGAACAGGCCGACCCGGTGCTGCTGCTCGGGCGCAGCGCGGTCGGCGTGCTCGAGCACGACGAGGGCATCGACGTCACGACCGACACCGGCGAGGTGGTGCACGCGAAGGCACTGCTGATCACCGCCGGCATCGGAAACTTCACCCCGCGCGAACTGCCGGCCGGCTCGGAGTACGCCGGGCGCGGGCTGCGCTACTTCGTCCCCCGGCTGGACGAACTGGCCGGGCTGGACGTGGTGGTCGTCGGCGGCGGCGACTCGGCGCTGGACTGGGCGCTCGGGCTGGAGCCGGTCGCGCGCAGCGTCACGCTGGTGCACCGCCGGCCGCAGTTCCGCGCGCACGAGCATTCCGTGGCGTTGTTGCGGGCGTCGTCGGTGCGGGTGCTCACGCCGTACGAGGTGCGCAAGATCGGCGGCGAGGCGGCCGTCGAGGAGGTCGTGGTGACGACCCGCGCCGGCGAGCAGGTGGTCCTTGCGGCGCAGGCGGTCGTCGCGGCATTGGGCTTCATCGCCGACCTGGGGCCGATCGAGGGCTGGGGGTTGGCGCTGCGGCACCGGCACGTGCTCGTCGACCGGACGATGCGCACCAACTTGTCGCGCGTATACGCCGCGGGAGACGTCGCCGACTACGACGGCAAGGTCAAGCTGATCTCGATCGGCTTCGGCGAGGCCGCGCTCGCCGTCAACCACATCGCCGCCGCGGTGCACCCGGGAGCGGCGCTCAACCCCGGCCACTCCTCGGACCAGGTCGCGTGA
- a CDS encoding response regulator transcription factor gives MERVPVYIHARDPISEAGVASALRPRPEVRVVRADEIADARVALIVVDAVDDDAVRLLRAVQRQGPSRAVLVASTLDDAGLIAAVEAGVIGLVRRCEATPERMVHVISRAASGEGSVPSDLLGRLLSQVGSLQRQVLVPRGLTFSGLAAREVEVLRLVADGFDTAEISSKLGYSERTVKTVLHDVSSRLQLRNRCHAVAYALREGLI, from the coding sequence ATGGAGCGAGTACCGGTCTACATCCACGCGCGGGATCCGATCTCGGAGGCGGGCGTGGCGAGTGCGCTGCGGCCGCGCCCGGAGGTGCGGGTCGTCCGCGCGGACGAGATCGCCGACGCCCGGGTCGCCCTGATCGTCGTGGACGCAGTCGACGACGACGCGGTGCGGCTGCTGCGTGCCGTCCAGCGGCAGGGCCCGTCCCGCGCGGTGCTGGTGGCCAGCACCCTGGACGACGCCGGGCTGATCGCGGCGGTGGAAGCGGGCGTGATCGGCCTGGTGCGCCGCTGCGAGGCGACCCCGGAGCGGATGGTGCACGTGATCAGCCGCGCGGCCAGCGGCGAGGGCAGCGTGCCGTCCGACCTGCTGGGTCGGCTGCTCAGCCAGGTCGGCAGCCTGCAGCGCCAGGTGCTGGTGCCCCGTGGGCTGACCTTCAGCGGCCTCGCTGCGCGCGAGGTCGAGGTGCTGCGCCTGGTCGCCGACGGCTTCGACACCGCCGAGATCTCCTCGAAGCTGGGCTACTCCGAACGCACGGTGAAGACGGTGCTGCATGACGTGAGCAGCCGGCTGCAGCTGCGCAATCGCTGCCACGCGGTCGCGTACGCGCTGCGCGAGGGGCTCATCTGA
- a CDS encoding FKBP-type peptidyl-prolyl cis-trans isomerase: protein MPLSKPVIEYPGGEAPSDLKIEDIVVGEGAEAKAGDTVEVHYVGVEFHNGEEFDASWNRGESIEFPLRGLIQGWQEGIPGMKVGGRRQLTIPPEKAYGPAGGGHRLSGKTLVFVIDLLGVK, encoded by the coding sequence ATGCCACTTTCCAAGCCAGTGATCGAGTACCCGGGCGGCGAGGCCCCCAGCGACCTCAAGATCGAGGACATCGTGGTCGGCGAGGGCGCCGAGGCCAAGGCCGGCGACACCGTCGAGGTGCACTACGTCGGCGTCGAGTTCCACAACGGCGAGGAGTTCGACGCCTCGTGGAACCGCGGCGAGTCGATCGAGTTCCCGCTGCGCGGCCTGATCCAGGGCTGGCAGGAGGGCATCCCGGGCATGAAGGTCGGCGGCCGCCGCCAGCTCACCATCCCGCCGGAGAAGGCGTACGGCCCGGCCGGCGGCGGGCATCGGCTGTCCGGCAAGACCCTGGTGTTCGTGATCGACCTGCTCGGCGTCAAGTAG
- a CDS encoding aromatic-ring-hydroxylating dioxygenase subunit beta, whose protein sequence is MTSVEEYGVVTVAGRSFSRAQVEDFLYVEADLLDAWQLDDWLALFVDEARYEIPTTDYRGWSLHEGGSFVDDDYDLLRARVKRLKSRKAHAENPHSRTHRLISNVRAFAHEDDALRVTASFIVHRARDGQFDTYVGRYEHLLVPTDDGLRFRLRRSILTHEALPPGARLSFIL, encoded by the coding sequence ATGACCAGCGTCGAGGAGTACGGCGTGGTGACGGTGGCCGGCCGCTCGTTCAGCCGTGCGCAGGTCGAGGACTTCCTGTACGTCGAGGCAGATCTGCTGGATGCGTGGCAGCTGGACGACTGGCTGGCGCTGTTCGTCGACGAAGCCCGCTACGAGATCCCCACCACCGACTACCGCGGCTGGTCGCTGCACGAGGGCGGCTCGTTCGTCGACGACGACTACGACCTGCTGCGCGCGCGCGTGAAGCGGCTCAAGTCGCGCAAGGCGCACGCGGAGAACCCGCACTCGCGCACGCACCGGCTGATCTCCAACGTGCGGGCGTTCGCGCACGAGGACGACGCGCTACGCGTGACCGCGTCGTTCATCGTGCACCGCGCCCGCGACGGGCAGTTCGACACGTACGTCGGCCGCTACGAACACCTGCTGGTGCCGACCGACGACGGGCTGCGCTTCCGGCTACGGCGGTCCATCCTGACCCACGAGGCGCTGCCACCCGGCGCGCGCCTGAGCTTCATCCTGTAG
- a CDS encoding IclR family transcriptional regulator, whose product MSPSTPRESAATETAAAPTIQTVQRAALVLGSFTVSKPHLSLNEITSRLGASKATAHRYTKALRAANLLRYDERTALYSLGPQVLTLAASARAGLPIVNVAEPYMDELLKRVDETVVLSVWDGETATVVRSVDNTDHIIRIGVRTGSRLDLLNSAQGRVFCTYLPRDQVPGLTKLLRRSPEVEHEYETIREHGLSLNSPDINGVRSIAAPIFEGSSIVAAMAIVGTTVSVSTDVDSPMAQALLETTRALSRRLGNADEGLDSSA is encoded by the coding sequence ATGAGCCCGAGCACTCCGCGAGAATCGGCAGCCACCGAGACCGCCGCCGCGCCCACCATCCAGACCGTGCAGCGCGCCGCGCTGGTGTTGGGCTCGTTCACGGTGAGCAAGCCGCACCTGAGCCTGAACGAGATCACCAGCAGGCTGGGCGCGAGCAAGGCCACCGCGCACCGGTACACCAAGGCGCTGCGCGCGGCCAACCTGCTGCGCTACGACGAGCGCACCGCGCTGTACTCGCTCGGCCCCCAGGTGCTCACGCTCGCCGCATCGGCCCGCGCCGGGCTGCCGATCGTCAACGTCGCCGAGCCGTACATGGACGAACTGCTCAAGCGGGTGGACGAGACGGTGGTGCTGAGCGTCTGGGACGGCGAGACCGCCACCGTGGTGCGCTCGGTGGACAACACCGACCACATCATCCGGATCGGCGTGCGCACCGGCTCGCGGCTGGACCTGCTGAACTCCGCGCAGGGACGGGTGTTCTGCACCTACCTGCCGCGCGATCAGGTTCCCGGCCTGACCAAGCTGCTGCGCCGCTCGCCCGAGGTGGAGCACGAGTACGAGACGATCCGTGAGCACGGGCTGTCGCTGAACTCCCCGGACATCAACGGGGTCCGCAGCATCGCTGCCCCCATCTTCGAGGGCTCCTCGATCGTCGCCGCGATGGCGATCGTCGGGACCACCGTCAGCGTCTCGACGGACGTCGACTCGCCGATGGCGCAGGCCCTGCTGGAGACGACGCGCGCCCTGTCCCGCCGGCTCGGCAACGCCGACGAGGGACTGGACAGCTCCGCCTGA